In Thermococcus profundus, the genomic stretch TTGAGGAGGTTTTCTACGTCTTCTCTGCTGGTTACTCGTATCCTATTTACACCTTTGCCGGGAATCACTCTAGCATAAACGTCGAATCTGCGCAGGAGCATCGCGAAAGCCCTGTCTTTCTCCATCTCATTGGAGAGAAGGAACTCGATGTGCACGACTCTACCTTTCTTACCCTTCTTGACTGATACGCATCCGTCTGAGTCGAGTGCACCGGCTATGAACGCTTTGAGCGCTTCATCGTCCAGTGAGAACGCGTTCTTGAGGTTCTCTCCAGTTAAGTACTCGTAGATGAAGGCCAGCAGTGGAGAACTTATGTGGAACGTTATGGACTCACTCTCCACCTTGTTTCCTGCTACCTCGCTTTTAGTTCTCCTCTTGTATTCTCTAAGTTCGCCGTTGTAGAACGCTCTAAATGCTTTTCTGATTCTCTCAATCTGCTCCTGATGAACCTTTGACTGGACGATCCTCACGTGGACTTTTGAACCCTGCTTTGATATCCATCCATCGCCGTAGAGGAAGCCAATAAAGTACGCTAGCTCAGGTGTTATATATGCAACTTTGAGCCGTTCCCTGCGGTAGTTTGGCCCGTAAGTAAGCGGGCGCTCTCTCCATGCTCCATAAACGCCGAGGTCTTTTAGAATCTGTCTGAATTTTCCGACTGTTATTGAACTTTTACCTGAGAGGAAATCCCTTGAAACGTTGTATCTTCTGTTGAACTCGGCGAGACTGCTGTAGTGTTTGAGTATCTCCCTCTTCAGCTCCTCTTTTTCTTCCCTTGTAAGCTTTACTTTCCAACTTTCGGGCAGTATGTCAAGTATGTAAACCTTGGAGGTGTTGTTCGGTAGCTTTAGAGGTGATATTACCTTGTCCCCAACTCTGAATCTCTCCGCTTCCTTCCACTCTAGAGTGTTCCCGTCTATGAGCAGGTGATCAGGGGTTAGGGTTATCTCGTTGCCTGAGCGTAGCTTTAGGTGGATTAGATCTCCCTTCCACGACTTCCTGCGGATTATCGTCGCGGTGCTTTTTCTTGTCTTCAGGGTGGAGAGGTCAAGAGAGGCTACTTCCATGTCCTTCTCCTGTATGTCCACGATTTCGTTGCCTGAGCGCGCTTTATACGACTTCTGAAGCTCGAACAAGTCCTCTATGCGCTGGTATTTCCCATCGACGAGGACGCGGGAGTCTGGGTGTAGGCAGGCAAACCCACCATCGGCTAAGACCAAAACACCGGCTTCCAGCACCCAGGAGCCCGTGAACTCGTCGCGGACGGCGGCCGCTGTGAGGCCGGCTGCGGAACTGCTCTTCCCACTCGTATAAATCGCCCTCGGCGCCAGATTGGCCACATAGCGGAGAATTTGACTCTTAGCTACTCCCGGATCTCCAACCAAAAGTACATGGCTCTCTCCCCTCAGCTTCGTTCCGTCCGGCAGGGTTCTCTGGACTCCACCGAAGAGCGCCAGAGCGATGCCCTTCTTCACCGTCTTATGGCCCCATATTGCCGGCGCTATCGAATCCACTATCGCATCCACTATGTCCTTCCTTTTAGCGAGTTCTCTTATCTTCTGCTCGTCCTCTGGGGAGATCTCCAGCTCCTCTATCTCCTTGCTGAGCTGTTCTATGTGGTTGACCTCGAGAACCTTCTTGAAGATCGGCCTCTTGTCCTTCTGCTCCAGGATTACTCTGAGGATTCCTGTGACGAGGACGCGGTCGCCTGGAAGGGCGGTGTCAACGAGGTCGTCTAAGAGTATTGCATCGATGAAGCGTGGCATCTGGCCGCCTTTGAGGCTCTCGGGCCTGTCTTGCAACCTAAAGCTTTGGAAGTTGATGAAGCGGCTCTTCTCGACGTCTAGATCGACGTTCCTGCTTCCGCAGGCGTCGCACTTCGCCGGCTTGATGAGGTTCTCGTACGGCCTCTGGAGGCGTACCATCTCGTTCCCGCAGTCCTTACAGACGAAGACGGCTTTCTGCACGAAGGGCTTGACCTCGCTCACGCGGGTGATTATGCCCTCCACCTGGATGAGCCTGTTTATGTGCTCGCTCCCGAGCTCCTTGACGAGGAGCGTGTGCGGGAGGTTGAAGAAGCGGGCGTGAACTTTGAGCTCGCCTGTGTACATCAGTTCCTCGCGCAGGACTATCTGGATTGCATCTTCCCCTGCCGCCAGGACTTCCTCCGGGCTGTTGAGGAGTTCCTCCGCCAGTTCGGGATCGAAGGAATTCAGGTGAGTCCAGTCAATTGTGAGAGAGCGCTTTGGGGTTACCGTGAGGAGATCCTTGAGCTTGCCTATGTAGACGGAGTTGCCCTCGTCGTCTTTGTACTCCCTCAGAAAGCTTGTGAAGCGTGATATCATCTCCTCCCTTTCCATCATCCCTCACCGAGCCAGTCGTTTCTGATTTTGGACAGCTCTATGTAGATCCTCCTCTCCTCAGGGGAGAGCCGGCCGAGGACTTCAAGGCTGTTGGGCCTCAGCCTCACGGTTTCCAGTATCTTCTTGAAGCGGAGCTCCTTTAGGTAGCGGAACTTCTTCTTAAGGTTGGCCAGCTTAGTCATCTTGACGCTGAGGACGTCTATGCTGTCGCCGGGATTCCTTCTCACGTAGTTCTCAAGATAGTAGATGTAGAACTCGGCCCTCTCGTAGAGCCCCGCCGGGAGCGGAACCAAGGGCTCGCTCTCCCGCTCCTCCGCTATGACTTTGTCTATCTCGCCGATTATTTTATCGGTCTCGTCCACAACCTCACCGATACCGCTCTCCCAGAGAACCTTAGCCTTCCAATCCTCTACCAGGGCTATATCGCCGGCGTTCCAGTCCCCGTAGGGCTGGAGGATCTTGATCGGTATCAGGGCCCTCCCCGTGAACATCCCACCACCTTTTAGCCCGTACCCCCAACGGCTAATAAACCTTCCCGCCGCTGCGATGATCTTCTCTGTACACATGTCCTCCGAGGTTCACGATAACCCTATAAACCTCCCTTCCCAACCCCGTTTAGGTGAGAGGTAATGCTGATAGGGATAATGAGCGATACCCACGACAACCTCCCGGCGATAAGGAAAGCCGTCGAGTTCTTCAACTCGAAAAGAGTCGATCTGGTTATACACGCGGGGGACTTCGTGGCTCCGTTTGTTGCGAACGAACTCAGGAACCTCAACGCTCCCCTAAAGGGCGTCTTCGGAAACAACGACGGTGAGAGGAAGGGTCTATACGAGGCCCTTGGGATATACGACGAGCTGATAGAGCTCGAGGCCGACGGGATGAAAATAGCGGTAACCCACGGTACGAACGAGGTTCTCGTCAGGGCCCTTGCCCACAGCAGGCTCTACGATGTTGTCGTTGTCGGCCACACCCATCACTACGAGATCCGTGAGGTGGGGAGGACCATCCTCATAAATCCAGGGGAAGTCTGCGGCTACGTTACCGGTGTCAAAAGCGTTGCCCTGCTCGACACCAGGAGGAGAGAGGCCCAGATAATCAGCCTTGATACTGGCGAGCTTTTAGGCGCTATGAGCCTCTGATCCCATTATTTAGGGCGGTGCCCATGGACGATATCCTCACCCCGAAGGAAAGGCACGACGCCGTTGTTCTGATAGGTGTTGACAGCAGGGAGAACGTGGAATTCGTCAAGATCTATGCCCTGGACGAGGAGCTGGCTAAGAGAACCCTTGAGGAGTTCTTCAACGCTAGGGGGCTTTTCCCCACTGACTATCGACTCGTGAGCAGGGGAGTTGAGGACGTTGGGGAGAGGAAGGCCATAACTACGAGGACCGAGTCTTCCCTGAGCTCCGCCCTGGCGAGGCTCGGTCTAAAGCTCCTCTCCAACGGGGTTCTCCACCTCGGGGATGCAAAAAACGTCTACCAGGTGACCCTCGTCAGTGAGTCCCTGTACGGGAGGATCATGGAGGAACGGGGTGATGAGCTTGGGCCGGAGAATCCTGAAGAAGAACTCTCCATTGAAGATGTCCTCTCCCTCGGTGTGGACGTCCTGGTGGAGAACCTCCGCGGAATTGAGCTCTCCGGACTCATACCCCCTGAGACCCTGCTCCTCCGGGAGCCCGATGCTAGGGAGCTGGCGGCGGCCCTGGAGGGGGAGAGGGACTACCAGATAGTCGTCGAAACTAAGGATGCTGGAAAGTACTCCGGCTTCGATTTCCCGGTTACCCTAAGGCTTCCCCCGCTGACGGTTGAGGAGTTTTCCGCTGAGCTCTCAGCGAGGCTGGGCTTTCCGGTGGATCCCGAGTACTTCCGCGCTTATCCCCCTGAGAAGCTCAACCTGAGGAACGTTGAGGCTCTCGCTAAGCTGATAATGACCCTGATCGAAAAGAAGGGTCTTTCTAGGGAAGAGGCCCTAAAGCTCGCGGTCAGGCTCAACCTCGGAGAGCTTTGAAGTACTCCACGACCGCTTTTCTGAACCCACTGTTGTGCTTTCCGAGAACCGCGTTTACCCTCTCCTTGAGCTTTCTCTCCCTCGCGAGGTAGGATATCAGAAGGCACTCGTCGACGGTGAGGTTCTCCAAACCTTCCGGCTCTTTTCCTGTCAAGAGTGCCTCGAAGTAAGGCTTTACCTTCTCCTTCCTTCTCTCGTACTCCAGCCAGTCTATACCAACTGTCTCTCTGCGCTTAATGAGTTCATGCCCCCTTTTGAAGTACTCCTCAACCAGCGGTCCGAGCTTTGAGGACAGGATTCTTTCAGCGAAATCGTTTATGCCCTGCAGGTCATCTGAGACCCTCTTTGCGTCCACGGGGTCGAGGCTCATATAGATTGCCTTGGCGGTGAGGTAGCACTTGGCGGCGAAGGGAACCTCCGGTAGGGTTATCCGGCCATTTCTAACCTCCACGACATCCCCTTTCCCCTGGCTGAGGCCCTCCAGAACCATGCCCAGCGGATAGCTCAGGGATTTCACGCAGAACTCAAGCGGGTTCATCTTCATCATTGATGCCGTCGGGATTACCCTAGAAAAATCTTTCGTCAGGTTTTTGAAGGTTCAGTGTAAGGGATCTCGGTGGAAGCATGGAGCGGGTTGAGATAGACGGTTCCTACGGCGAGGGAGGGGGTCAGATAATAAGGACTGCAGTTGCCCTTTCAGCGGTGACTGGCAAACCGGTCAGGATAACCAAGATCAGGGCCAACAGGCCCAATCCGGGTCTGAGGCCCCAGCACCTCCACGGAATCCTCGCCCTAAAGCAACTCAGCGGGGCGAAGGTCAAGGGGGCCCAGGTCGGCTCTACGGAGCTTGAGTTCATCCCGGGGGAACTAAAGTTCGAGCACGTGAAGGTGCCGATAAAAACTGCCGGGAGCATAACGCTTGTCCTCCAAGCTTTGCTCCCGGCTATGGCGTTCGTCGGCGGGAGTTTTGAGATAACCGGCGGTACAGACGTTCCGTGGAGCCCGCCGGTTGACTACCTCAAGAACGTCACCCTCCACGCCTTGAGGAGGATGGGGCTCAACGTCGAGCTTGATGTAAGGAGGAGGGGGCACTACCCGAAGGGTGGCGGGTTAGTTGTTGGGAGCGTTGAACCCTGGGAGGAAAGGAAGCCTCTCAGGGTTCTCAAAGCTGGGAGAATAAGGGGGTTCTCCGGGATAAGCCACGCCACTAACTTACCGGCCCACGTCGCTGAGAGGCAGGCCAAAGTAGCTCGGGAAAGGCTGGGGGAGTTCTACAACGTCCCCGTCGAGATAGAAACCGAGGTTTCCCGGTCTCTCGGTCCAGGGAGCGGGATAGTGGTGTGGGCCGAGACCGACGGGCTTAGACTCGGCGGGGATGCACTCGGAAAGCGTGGAAAGCCCGCCGAGGTCGTGGGAAGGGAAGCTGCAGACGAGCTGATAGGCAGTTTGAAAACTGGGGCCTCGGTTGATAAGTTCCTCGGCGATCAGCTGATACCGTTCCTGGCCTTCGCTGGAGGAGAGGTAGCGGTTTCGGAGATAACCAACCACCTTCTCACCAACGTCTGGGTGGTTGAGAGGTTCCTTGGAAAGATCTTCAAAGTTGAAGGGAACGTTGGGGGCCCGGGAAGGGTTGAGGCCCGCGGTGTTTCGTTCTGATTTTCTTTTTCAATGGGTCCTTCCCTTCGAGGTCTGGGCGGACTATCTTTTATCCTCCTTGTAACGAAAATGTCTACCGATAACGATTTAAATCTTGATGCCATTTCCCCTAAAAGGGGTTGGAATGAGGAGGTACCTCGCGTCTTTGTTGCTGCTCGTGCTGTCACTGTTCCTTCTCGCCTCCGCATCGAGCTACTCCCCCCTTTCTCCGGTTCAGATAGAAAAAACAGTCTCTGGTGGGGCCGGAGTTTCTGGGCCTCTTGGTCGGGAAGTGCCACAGATCCGTAACATGCCCGACTCATACTTTGTGGTTTCCCCCGGTCCTGAAGTTTACCTTCGTCTGGCCGTTTTCGACTCTCCGGGAGATAACTGCCGGTGGAAAACTTCTGAGGTGATAAACTCAAGCAGGAGCTCTCCTCCGAGTGATCAACCCCCGGAGATCCCCGTGAAATCACTCAGAACAATCAATGTCTACTATCCCGCCAACCTCAGCTTCATCCTTTCTCCACTCTACCCCAGGAACTTTTCAGTCCCGGTGGAGTACAATCCACTCCTGGATCTTTACATACCAAAGGGACCCCTCTCCAACTACTCCATTACATACTGGGAGACGGAGAGGCCTTCCTCCGGCGAGTACTTCCCGGCTCCGGAGGGTTTGTTCAAGTTTTATATGGGATTCCCCTATAGTTTGATGCATCTGGCTATGGCATTTGGAGCTGCGGACAATCCGGATTATGAAAACCTGCTTGCCCTTGAACGCTTCTTTAGGGAGAACTTCATCGTGAGTGAGGATTCAAACTCCGACTGCGAAGGCCTGTTTGACATGGCCTTCAGGACAAGGCGGGGAAGTTCCTACGACATAGCCTCTGCCTTCGCTGTAATTGCCAGGATGATGGGGTTTCCGACGAGGCTGGTGGCAGGCTACAGGGTTCCGGCCTCCGAAGATTACCGCATCGTCCCATTCTCCAACGTGACCTACTGGCCGGAGGTGGAGTTCAGGAATCTGGGCTGGGTCAGGTTTGATCCCGTTCCCTCCTCCCCGGTTGTCTTCACTGAGGCTTCCTACGACAGACACTTTAAAATCAGGAACATTCAGGGAAAAGTTTACTGGGATGGTTCTCTGAGGGAGCCGCCTTTTGAGATCGATCTTGAGAGAAAAACCGTCCTCTACTTGCCAGTCTGGGGAGGCACCTTCCGCTACCTCCGCCTCGTTCCCGGGGACGTGGGGATAGATGTTGTAGATCTCCCGCCGTTTCTTTCCCCCGGTGAGGAAGCCCGTGTGAGGGTGTTGCTTGTTCACGGACTAGAATTCACGATTTCTTCTGAGGTTCCCGTTGAGAGGAAGGGGGAGTACGAGCTCTCCATAAGGGCCCCAGATACTCCGGGGGTTTACTGGATCACTTTCACTTCTAAGGGGTTCTCCGTTAAGTTCCCCATAGTTGTGACCGACAACGTCACGGTTACTGTTGAGGGGTACCCCAGTGAAATAAGGGCCGGTTCGAACTTCACGGTCTTCGGGAGGGTTCTCTGGCATGGTCAGGCCCTATCAGGCGGAACCGTGGAAGCGGTTCTGGGCCTCAGGAAGGGAGAGGCGAGGTACGTGGTTGGACGTGCCGAGGTGAGAAACGGGAAATACACCATCCATGCGTCGGTTCCCAAGGACATAGCGCCAGGGAACTACTGGCTCGTCGTCAGATACCTCAACTTCCCTTACCTTGGCGATAGCGACCCCGTCGTGAGGATTCTTCCAGCCGAAAGGATAACGATAGGTTCTAGCGGGCTCGTTCCGGCCGGCGATTTCAACCTCACCGGAACGGCGCCAAAGGACGTTCCCATAGACGTCTTGCTCGATGGACAAAAAGTAGCCTCCGTCGTGCCCAAGAACGGCCTCTTTTCGGTTCCCCTCAACGCGTCTCCGGGGGATCATGAGCTTAAACTGATACCCAGATCGGGTGAGCTGGAGCCTTTAGAGACCAAGATCACTGCGGTAAAGGTCAATCTCGACATGAAACCCTACTCTTCAATGGGCAGGGACTATCTTAAGCTCATTGGAACCGTTGAGGGCATGAAAGACGGGAAGCTGGAGATCCAGACTCCTTCGGGGAAGGTTCCAGTAGAGGTCAAGGACGGCAGGTTTGAGCTCAACCTGCCCGTGGAATTTCCGGAGGAAGGATCGAGCGGAGTTAATACACTTCCGTTAAAGTTCCTGATCGATGGGACGACGATCGATGAGAAGGAGATAGCCCTGAGCTCTGGCAGGATACTCCCCAATTTGCCCACCGTCGTGAAGTCCAACGGTAAGTTCTTCGTCGCCCTTCCCGAGGGTTTGGAAGGCGAGAACCTGAAGTTCAGCATGGGGGCCTTCGACTCATCCGGAAGGTCGCTGTCCGGGAAGCTCGGGCTTAACCTTGGGGGAAAGAGAATAGAGCTGCCCCTCAAAGGCGGCATCGGCCACTTGGAGATTCCGAAGGCGGACTTTGAGGCCCCAAAGGTGAACCTCCCCTCTGTGGGGGATAAAGTTCCGTCCATAAACCTCCCATCCCCCGATGTGAGCGCCCCGATAGGTATCTCCGGGTTCAGTCCCTCCTTCGGAGGCAACTTCATCCTGTTCCTCATACTGCCCTTTGTCCTCCTGGGCGCGGTTCTCCTCGTGAGGGCAGGGGTTTCCGGTGGGGTTCCTGTCTCCCTTGACAGGCTTAAGTCCCTCGGAAGTCCTGAGATAGAGCTTGAGCGGGAGGTCTACCTTCCTGGGGAGAAGGTTAAGGTAGTTCTGTCGAGGGAGTCGGATCTCTACGTCGACGGAAAGCACGTCGGGCACGGCAGGGTATTCTCTCTCAGCCTCCCCGAGGGGGTTCACACCCTAAAAGCTGGAAGGAGGGAGAGGATTGTCTACGTACTGCGGCCCAAGAAGGCCGTCATAAAGCTCTACGAGGATTACTTCCT encodes the following:
- a CDS encoding LAGLIDADG family homing endonuclease; amino-acid sequence: MEREEMISRFTSFLREYKDDEGNSVYIGKLKDLLTVTPKRSLTIDWTHLNSFDPELAEELLNSPEEVLAAGEDAIQIVLREELMYTGELKVHARFFNLPHTLLVKELGSEHINRLIQVEGIITRVSEVKPFVQKAVFVCKDCGNEMVRLQRPYENLIKPAKCDACGSRNVDLDVEKSRFINFQSFRLQDRPESLKGGQMPRFIDAILLDDLVDTALPGDRVLVTGILRVILEQKDKRPIFKKVLEVNHIEQLSKEIEELEISPEDEQKIRELAKRKDIVDAIVDSIAPAIWGHKTVKKGIALALFGGVQRTLPDGTKLRGESHVLLVGDPGVAKSQILRYVANLAPRAIYTSGKSSSAAGLTAAAVRDEFTGSWVLEAGVLVLADGGFACLHPDSRVLVDGKYQRIEDLFELQKSYKARSGNEIVDIQEKDMEVASLDLSTLKTRKSTATIIRRKSWKGDLIHLKLRSGNEITLTPDHLLIDGNTLEWKEAERFRVGDKVISPLKLPNNTSKVYILDILPESWKVKLTREEKEELKREILKHYSSLAEFNRRYNVSRDFLSGKSSITVGKFRQILKDLGVYGAWRERPLTYGPNYRRERLKVAYITPELAYFIGFLYGDGWISKQGSKVHVRIVQSKVHQEQIERIRKAFRAFYNGELREYKRRTKSEVAGNKVESESITFHISSPLLAFIYEYLTGENLKNAFSLDDEALKAFIAGALDSDGCVSVKKGKKGRVVHIEFLLSNEMEKDRAFAMLLRRFDVYARVIPGKGVNRIRVTSREDVENLLNAVRDYSVKIKELPEKKHLVSSYSDKIPLKPMEKLAKEILDSVPSTALQKAGLWSTIYAYAHGKYAPSRIQIRKIIDRIGHLIPSETLVRLKVLATRDYFLDEIISIERVPYEGYVYDLYVPGDHNFIAEGIIVHNCIDEFDKMSDRDRSAIHEALEQQSYHHDFELLLADGRKVKIGELVDELIEKNRDKIILGKDTEILPVDDIELLAYDLEKREIVRVKADRVSRHKAPEKFIKLRFSNGREIVVTPEHPIMVWEDGRIKEVPAERIVPGDIALGVLRYPVQVDGEFKEYYKDQRAAEDYQDHLYSQGTVSKIKKTSTRFIVEKSERALPKELVKPLTRAGRILGVTQTQKERVYFNQKLVKESLIEGYLRRVTERMRELEKLSRDEPVKALDLLPKAWLYQKYGVTHGRLKKLAGASDPWALKTIRSAVEERISLAMGELNKFLEWWNANVNFLKVKRAEEVQNDRWEWVYDVTVEPHHLFVSHGLVLHNTISISKAGITATLNSRTTVIAAANPKFGRFNRMKSLPEQLDLPPTLLSRFDLIFLLLDEPDEKVDADIAEHILRVRRGEAEVVTPKIPYDLLKKYIAYARKNVHPVLSREAMEEIKNYYVRMRRGFKRSGENEGELQPIPITARQLEALIRLSEAHARMRLSETVTREDARAAIRIVEDMLRTIAVDEEGSLDAAILEVGKSTRKLNKIEKLIDIINALESEGEFGAPEDSVIEAAKQAGLGTENDIKKLLNDLKRDARIYEPRAGFYKTL
- a CDS encoding metallophosphoesterase — its product is MLIGIMSDTHDNLPAIRKAVEFFNSKRVDLVIHAGDFVAPFVANELRNLNAPLKGVFGNNDGERKGLYEALGIYDELIELEADGMKIAVTHGTNEVLVRALAHSRLYDVVVVGHTHHYEIREVGRTILINPGEVCGYVTGVKSVALLDTRRREAQIISLDTGELLGAMSL
- the rtcA gene encoding RNA 3'-terminal phosphate cyclase, translating into MERVEIDGSYGEGGGQIIRTAVALSAVTGKPVRITKIRANRPNPGLRPQHLHGILALKQLSGAKVKGAQVGSTELEFIPGELKFEHVKVPIKTAGSITLVLQALLPAMAFVGGSFEITGGTDVPWSPPVDYLKNVTLHALRRMGLNVELDVRRRGHYPKGGGLVVGSVEPWEERKPLRVLKAGRIRGFSGISHATNLPAHVAERQAKVARERLGEFYNVPVEIETEVSRSLGPGSGIVVWAETDGLRLGGDALGKRGKPAEVVGREAADELIGSLKTGASVDKFLGDQLIPFLAFAGGEVAVSEITNHLLTNVWVVERFLGKIFKVEGNVGGPGRVEARGVSF
- a CDS encoding transglutaminase domain-containing protein, with protein sequence MRRYLASLLLLVLSLFLLASASSYSPLSPVQIEKTVSGGAGVSGPLGREVPQIRNMPDSYFVVSPGPEVYLRLAVFDSPGDNCRWKTSEVINSSRSSPPSDQPPEIPVKSLRTINVYYPANLSFILSPLYPRNFSVPVEYNPLLDLYIPKGPLSNYSITYWETERPSSGEYFPAPEGLFKFYMGFPYSLMHLAMAFGAADNPDYENLLALERFFRENFIVSEDSNSDCEGLFDMAFRTRRGSSYDIASAFAVIARMMGFPTRLVAGYRVPASEDYRIVPFSNVTYWPEVEFRNLGWVRFDPVPSSPVVFTEASYDRHFKIRNIQGKVYWDGSLREPPFEIDLERKTVLYLPVWGGTFRYLRLVPGDVGIDVVDLPPFLSPGEEARVRVLLVHGLEFTISSEVPVERKGEYELSIRAPDTPGVYWITFTSKGFSVKFPIVVTDNVTVTVEGYPSEIRAGSNFTVFGRVLWHGQALSGGTVEAVLGLRKGEARYVVGRAEVRNGKYTIHASVPKDIAPGNYWLVVRYLNFPYLGDSDPVVRILPAERITIGSSGLVPAGDFNLTGTAPKDVPIDVLLDGQKVASVVPKNGLFSVPLNASPGDHELKLIPRSGELEPLETKITAVKVNLDMKPYSSMGRDYLKLIGTVEGMKDGKLEIQTPSGKVPVEVKDGRFELNLPVEFPEEGSSGVNTLPLKFLIDGTTIDEKEIALSSGRILPNLPTVVKSNGKFFVALPEGLEGENLKFSMGAFDSSGRSLSGKLGLNLGGKRIELPLKGGIGHLEIPKADFEAPKVNLPSVGDKVPSINLPSPDVSAPIGISGFSPSFGGNFILFLILPFVLLGAVLLVRAGVSGGVPVSLDRLKSLGSPEIELEREVYLPGEKVKVVLSRESDLYVDGKHVGHGRVFSLSLPEGVHTLKAGRRERIVYVLRPKKAVIKLYEDYFLPFAASRGVRVADSTPEEIKAALLSKGLQEGPLSHITRIFELARYGDVELSREEFEEFVEALRSLEVVK